GCGCTAGCCCGCCCTGCTCTGCCCGCTCCCAGCATGGCTGCGCCAGGGTCCAGGGGGAACTTCACCAGCCCGAACCAAACATGGCCGCACCAGGCCCCGCGGGGGAACTGCCAGGGTTCAAGATGGCGCCGGCCCCACTGCTGTGTCAGAACGGGCTCCAAGATGGCCACCTCCCGGCCCCCAAGCTCTGCTGCCAGGATCCAAGATGCCTTCCTCCACGCCTTCAACGTGGACTGCTTTCCGCCCGGCCGCCCCCTAGGCGGTGTCTGCCCTCATCAAAGATGGCGGTCGGAAGCGGCGCCGGTTGTTAGGCTCCCACCCCTCGCTCCTCGCCGGGTTGTTGGGGTTCGCGGCTGAGATGGCGGCGGCTGAGCTGGAGTACGAGTCCGTCCTCTGCGTGAAGCCCGATGTCAACGTCTACCGCATCCCGCCGCGCACCTCCAATCGCGGGTACAGGTGAGGGAGCGTGCGGCGCCCGGGATCGCCCTGGCTTGGCGCGGCCCAGCCcctggctgcgggcagggcgggcagggcagccaggggctgggccTGGCAAGGGGCGTCCTCGCCCCGAGCGGGGCCTTGGGAGGCTGTGGCCTGCGGCCGCAAGCAGCTCAGGCCCGTTCTCTGAGGCCTGAGCGCCCACCGGCTGCAGCTTTGGGGGACGTACCGGCTTGAGTCGCCCCTTGTAGGTGGTCTGTGCCTAAAAGCGggagctgtggaggagcaggggctgctctgtTAAATCATGTGCAGGAGGTGGGGGCACCTGAGCAACTTGCTCTTCCAGGCAGAGCTGACCTCCGCTCCCAATTTGCCCGGTTCCCTGGGGCGTGAGTCTGATGTGGTGTAACGGCATGTTGAATTTGGCCTGTTGGCTCTCGCAGTAGCAGGGAGGAAGCCAGAAGGAGTTCAGCATGATTCTTAAGAAGAGATTGCGGGACCAGGAGTTAGAAATGCCTTCTCTCTCTTTAGCCCGAAACCAGTGGAGTGTGACTTTGTAAGCTGTGCCCACGGACTTTCAGGAGAAATGGATTTGTGCTCTGAAGCACTGATGGGTGTCAGTGGTACTCGCTGAACTTGGCAAACTGTTGTTGCTGTGGATGCTGCAGATGTTTGTTTCCAGATGTAGAATCCTGTaggttggggtttgttttctctctccctttcccccttcccccccccttcacAACAGTCTGTGGCAAAGAGTTTGATGGGCTAGTCAAGATGGCTGTGTGTATGATGTTTTATTTAGTGTAAGCTAGCTGGCTCTAGGTTCAGAGGTACTTCATATTATTTTACATCAACAGGGTAGAAAAATGGAGTGGCTTTTCAGCATGCTATTAATTAATTCTTGGGGTCTTCCTGATGCTCACAAGTCACTTATTAGTTGCTTTTGGGTTTACTGTTCCAAGTGAGTTTCTGGGTTTCAGTCTTCCCTCTTCTGCAAGCTTATAAAGGTAAAGACAGAGTTGATGTTCTCTGGACTGTATCAATTTTCCTTTACCCAGAGGAAAGAGAGGTCAGTCAGAGCAATGTGTGTCGATTGGCAGCAACAGAGAGGAGCTGAGACATCATATATTGTTTGGGGAGAGACGTGGAATAAGGCAGCTGCAGGTGTTGAAGGTTTGGGAGCAGAGACTTTGGCTGAGATGGTTGGGCAGAAGTGGAGGGGCTGATGTGTGGTCAGTGAACAGTTGCTTTTCTCTTCAGGGCATCtgactggaaactggaccatccgGACTGGACAGGGCGGCTTCGTGTCACCTCCAAAGGCAAAACTGCATACATAAAACTGGAGGATAAGGTTTCAGGTAAGAGAAAGGCTGTGGTTTGGCAAGACTGCAACTACGATTGCTGCTTATGAGCCTGTGCTTCTAAGCCTGCTCAAAGCTGTGCATGGCAGCCCTGGACACGCTTTAGCAAGAGGTTCCTCTCCTTAACACCCAATTCTTTGTCTGCAGGAGAACTCTTCGCCCAGGCTCCTATAGATCAATACCCTGGCATTGCAGTAGAGACTGTGACAGATTCCAGTCGCTATTTTGTCATTCGAATTCAGGATGGGACTGGTGAGTTGAGGGGTCATGTATGTTCCAAGTGCTAGGGGTGGAGGAGACTTAGCCTGATGGAACTGGATGTCTGCCAGGTGGATTGAAATGGTGTTGGGAGTGCTGAAGAGGCTGGGTAGTGTGCCTGGAGGGGTAGGAAGGCAAGGTTAACAAAGGAGGATTCTCTACATTGCACAGAGTCCAGGGGCTGGGAAGGAACATTCAGTTTCTGAGAGTGCCGCATGGGAAGAAGGGTGCATCCTGAAGGCTAGGAACAATGAACTGCTGTGAGCTGCTGGTGTCCAGCTGCAGGTGTGTCAGAGGGAGGTAGCACAGAGTGGTTTAGGAGAAGCAGAAGGATTTTGGAGTGAATGAACACAAGGGCCCATTGGCAGGGCACCTCCAATGACTCCTTCTGTCTCCTTGCTAGGACGAAGTGCTTTTATAGGCATTGGCTTCACGGATCGTGGTGATGCCTTTGACTTCAACGTCTCTTTGCAGGATCACTTCAAGTGAGTTGTGCGGTTTTTCCTCTGGCCTGTAGAACAtggtgggtggtggtgcatgttCATTTAGCACAGGCTTCCTTGGGATGGTCATGAAGCCCTGCTCTGGTTCTGTCAGGGACACTTGAGTGTACTGCCAACTGTCATGCAAGCTGAGAGTCCTGCAGGGTCAGATCTGTAAGTCTTAAGCTTAGGTCCTGTGATGCTGCGCGTGCAGTGTTAGTCTCCTGGGTTTGTGGTGGTCCCAGCTTTTTGCTGTACTACACTGGGAGTAGGGAGGTAGCTGGTTTGTCAAGGCAAGGTAGTTCtttggcggggtggggggaggaaccATGTATTTTTCTGAAACCCTGTTCCCCTTTGCCACAGGGTCTGacatcttcctctcttctttttagGTGGGTGAAGCAGGAGACTGAGATCTCCAAGGAGTCCCAGGAAGCTGATACACGTCCCAAACTAGACTTAGGGTTTAAGGAAGGGCAGACCATCAAACTGAACATTGGGGTAAGCAGCCCAGTTTACCCTGCTTCTTTCTCTGGATATGCCAATGGAGACTATTCCtcatttgtcctttctttttatacAGAACATGACGACAAAGAAAGGAGGAGCAGCCAAGCCCCGTGTGTCTGGATCAGGGGGCCTAAGCCTTCTGCCACCCCCACCAGGAGGCAAAATTGCAGTCCCTCCTATACCTCCCCCTTCTTCCACAGCCATTGCCAACCATGTCACACCACCACCCGTGCTGAAATCCAGTAACATGAGCAGTGCAGGTAAACATTAGCATAGAGCAAAGAGTCTGTCAGACACTAGTAGGTGCATAGAGAGGACTGAGGCCTGCTTCAGGGAACCGATGTTCAATCTAGTGCCAGCAGCGCCCTGTGAGACATGATGTGTCCTGAGGGCTTTCCTCTCTTTGACCTGAGGATCTCCATGCTTGTTTAATAATACCTGCTTGTTCTCCTTGCAAGGAGGACAGCATTGTAGCTCCTGTCCTTGCAAAAGGAGAAACCAAGCGACTGGGTCAAAATGATTTGGAGGCGAAATTTAAATAGTTGGATTTTTCTGAACTTGCGTGTGCTTTAGGGGCGCTAGCAGAGCTGTGTAGGGTGTCCAGAAAAGTACTGCACCGTCACTTGCTTTCTGC
This genomic interval from Calonectris borealis chromosome 1, bCalBor7.hap1.2, whole genome shotgun sequence contains the following:
- the NECAP1 gene encoding adaptin ear-binding coat-associated protein 1; this translates as MAAAELEYESVLCVKPDVNVYRIPPRTSNRGYRASDWKLDHPDWTGRLRVTSKGKTAYIKLEDKVSGELFAQAPIDQYPGIAVETVTDSSRYFVIRIQDGTGRSAFIGIGFTDRGDAFDFNVSLQDHFKWVKQETEISKESQEADTRPKLDLGFKEGQTIKLNIGNMTTKKGGAAKPRVSGSGGLSLLPPPPGGKIAVPPIPPPSSTAIANHVTPPPVLKSSNMSSADILLDLDAPASASKAPASTTTDLWGDFSTASSAVPNQAPQQSNWVQF